The sequence ttctggaggaattcccggagaaattattAGAGGAATTCTctgagaaactgccggtggaacttctggaggaatttcttgaagagctacaggaagaattttcggagaaaatcctggaggaactctagaaagaattcctggatgaacttccgtaagaattcgtaggaactcctggaagaattcttaaggaaccttccggaggaattctccgaggaacttctaatttttagataaattcctaaagagagcctgaacgaattcctgaaagcaagcctgaatgaattcctgcagagGAACTACTCGTGGAACTCCCgcaggaattttcagaggaaaagcaggtggaatacccggagttgaatttcttgaggaacttccgaaatcccatttcccgtgaaattcctgccaaacatcctccagaaattccctgtgaagttcctggagagatttccggaggaacttttggaaaaactcttggaggaactcccacaagcacttccagaagaattctcacaaggaagtcctgaaacgATTCTTGGAGAAgatcctgaaggattttcccgaGAAataccagaaggaattcctggagaagtacccgaaggaattcccggataaatACCTGGAATACttggacgaaatcttggagaaattcataaagaaatttttagaggaaaaagatattctgaagtaattgcgtaAAGAATTCTAGAATGCAATCCTAGAGgatattgaatttatggaggtattcccggaaaaattcctgaaagttatcccggaggaatgGATTTAAAGGTAGTCCCatacctcgggaatttggtccgcggatttttttccccatgtgtttacatatgcgatgttttcgggatttgggcacggaaaatcaaaatcctggCCCCATTtgaaatgcacggggaccaataTCCGGCGGAAATTTTCTCGAGGTGTAAAGTGAccttaaaggaagagttcctggaggaatgcccggagaagtccCTAGaataatttccgagggaatttcttttagaattACAAGTAAAATCATGGAGTgaaatcgaaggatttccgtcataaatttctgaagaaactttggAATTGGTgaaattttgggaggaaattccgtacgtattcttaaaggaactctcgaatgcactCCCAAAATAAATTACGAagttttttttggaagaaatatctagaattatttggagacgagccagcctcgggctgaaagtctagGAAGactaaagacataaaaaaaaatctagaattaaaaCTTGTAGAgaagggaagaaaagaaattttcatggaatttcctcatgaatttcctaaaaaaatagtGAAGGGTTTCTAGATAATAAGGAAATACTATTACATGAGACgatattcagaggaatttgtggatcaCTTTCCGGACGAATTTAGAAGTTTccagggagcttctagaaggatttcaaggagaattcttgagcccgaaatatttcgagttgttttgagctttcatatattatggatactggataccctaataattttgttaaaaatcttttgaatttcaaccacctatttcttggatagtgcacatgtttaaggaAACTCATTTCAGTACTCGTtcaacagataacactgaatcaacaatttgacgccacaatacacggttcgaggccgcatctctccatcctcgaatgcgccccacgctcgccaagtcgttttgcacctggtctgcccacctcgctcgctgtgctccacgccgtctcgtacctgccggatcggaagcgaacaccatctttgcagggttgctgtccggcattcttgcaacatgccctgcccatcgtacccttccggctttagctaccttctggatactgggttcgctgtagagctgggcgagctcgtggttcatccttcgtcgttacacaccgtcttctttgcacaccaccaaagatggtcctaagcacccgtctctcgaatactccgagtgcttgcaagtcctcctcgggcattgtccatgtttcatgtccgtagaggacaaccggtcttattagcgtcttgtacatgacacatttggtgcggtggcgaatcttttttgaccgcaatttcttctggagcccgtagtaggcccgacttccacatatgatgcgccttcgtatttcacgaataacattgttatcagccgttagcaaggatccgaggtagacgaattcctcgaccacctcgaagatatccccatctatcgtaacactacttcccaggcgggccctgtcgcactcggttccgcTCACCAGCATGTATTTtctctttgacgcattcaccatcagtccaagttttgttgcttcacgtatcaggcgggtgtacagttctgccacctttgcaaatgttcggccgacaatgtccatgttattataaaatcaattttttgccaaaaaatcgttttggtattaccgcgataattttttaccctatgaaactcgaaactcaggtgtggtaaaattcaaattatatctgagctctggtcgaattttcagcaaaattggttcacacgcaatcaagatctagatctccaaagttgaccattttgtatgaaaaacggcaagtgggctttttattatgcaggtcactgtatCTATTGTATTCGTATATTCGTACAATGGCGGGCATaataaagctttcaattgataaaTGTGGAAATGGTaacagaatactaagttgaaaagcaccAAGTTCCAATTTAAATGTAGAgccaataaaaaagaaaaagaagtacAAGTCTCATGGTCACCCGAAAATACTAAATTTGTACTCAGTACAATATATACCATGATTAAATTTAAAACAGTGTATAAAACAAATACATCTTTTTTGTATCAAGACATGCTCTATCTCATCCGGCATGTTCATCTGGTGTCGACAATCTTGTCATGGTGGGAAATCTTGCTTGACTCCCCGACGGCAACTTCAATAATATGACAAATGTAAACTCGTACGAATGTAATACCTGAGCAATGCAACCAAGCCGCAAACAGGTTGCATATTTACGACCGGAAGTCTCAAGCCTATACATTTGATTACATCATATGCCTGCATTTCATACATGCATTTAAATTCATCATTTCACTTTCCTATTGTAGGCGTGCGGCACGCCACGTACCGAGATGCTCGTGGCGTAGCTCATTCGTACTTCTTCAGCTGGGAGCACAACCCAACTCGCAACCTGGAAGTGGACTGGCTCGATGCCCGTAACATCTGCCGTCGCCATTGTATGGACGCCGTCTCGATGGAAACGCCCCAGGAGAACGAATTCATCAAGCAGCGCATTGCCCGCGGAAATGTCCGATATATCTGGACCTCCGGACGGAAGTGCAACTTTGCTGGATGCGACCGCCCGGATCTGCAGCCACCAAATGAGAACGGATGGTTCTGGTCCGGATCGGGAGTCAAGATTGGACCCACCACCCAGCGCAACACCGGAGACTGGAGCTACACCGGAGGATACGGACAGCAACAGCCGGACAACCGCGAGGCAGCTCAGGTATGAAAATAAGTTTTCTTCAAATAGATCAAATCAGGAAAACTCTTATTTCTTTCGCATTTTAGGGTAACGACGAATCTTGCTTGTCGATTCTGAACAACTTCTACAACGACGGACTGAAGTGGCATGATGTTGCCTGCCACCATCTGAAGCCATTCGTCTGCGAAGATTCCGATGAGCTGCTGAACTTTGTTCGCTCCCGCAACCCAGGAATCCgtctgtaaaaaaatcaccccaAATCCCACATTCTCagccaaattttacaaaaatcccagtgttcctccaaaaattcccagTCCCCCATCCCAAACAAGATACTGCCATAAGTCGGCTTAAAGGTTTCGCCTTGAATACAAGGAAAGGTCACCCGTCACTTGACCGTGATAGCACCTTTCACGAGTAGTCGCATCCAAACCTGACCTATGGCAACTCAATACAGCTTGAAAAACCAGCTTACGCCTTggaaaaaagtatcaaaaaatgGCCAGCGGAAGCATCAACAAATTGTACGTTATACTTATtgtgttttattatttattgtaatGTAATTATGTTTAAACGTGATGAAAAAAACAATTGTGCGAATTTTCTCTGTACAAAAGAGCAGCGTTAGAGAATtatggaagaaaaaaatatctaataTGATAATGCTTTTAGCGTGAAAAGGTGATGCTAGCTTTAGTGTAAGTGGAGTAGAAGttaatttttgttcaaaatttaatttgttCGTTTTTGGTAAATATTCATCAAAATTCTAACCCATTTGTATACACTAGCGTCAGCGATTCAAGTTTTGTACATTTGTaagtttttgttttctattccGGAAAATAAAAAGTACCAAATTTTAGATCAAACTATTTTCTTTTGATGACTTCTCCCAAACTAATACAATTGTTCTGGGGAACACTCAAGACTCAGTCGTTCCAGGACTACTTAAACCGCTTTGAGTTGAACAAGGTTAAACCAAATATTTCAACGAATTTCATTAGGAAGATCCAAAGCTACAAATGACAGAAAGATTGTATGGAATAAATTACGTTATTCAAGTCTAGTCCGAAATAtaagaaatataaataaaaccaGTAAAACCTAGAATACATGGGGAGAAGTAGAGTACATTCGTATATATACGGGGTATAATGGCCAACGTTTTTTATAATGTTAGTGAGCGTTAAACTCACATTATTACCACGAGGGATAATTGACAATAATTAAAAAAGGgtgataaaactaaaaaaaacgcattttggcatttcgaaatattcattCAATGCTTGTTCAGTCAAAGTTTGGAAGGAATTACTCGAAGAACACAGCAGGGACTAAGCCCAAGGGCATGaagatccctccccaggccaactGCGAGTTTTCATGCCTGCCTAGGATTATGTGGGGTTTTACAGTGAGCTCTGTTAAACTTAGTTAAAAAGTTGCATGTATTCGCAAACAAGctcgccaaagcgaccgtgtgccattCAAAGTGAACAAGCCCACGTCCTGGTGTTAGATGACACGACGGTCCTTCGTCAAAATGCtatcattacgaacgacatagaagataatacgactcgatacaatcggcaagtACCTAGGCaatgaataaaggatcacgattggaagcttggaacatggaactgcaagtcggtaaagctatgtccatttagaatctttgtttgtctacctaggcacccacttgctgtggtataaatttcacgatgtttcgtgcagcgagtcaaaaattattccagatggaagacgaaaggagagaaaaaaatctgcacacccacgacgatggaacctacgtcaaaatggatttcggacagcttcctagccaaaaattctacatggcgacggcacgaggtgtagttcctgcgaagtttgctttttggacaaacttgcaaaaaaacacagatgattttggcaagggatatgcagctgtggagcaaagacctaagggtctgttcacaaattacgtaacgcaaaaatccgagttttgccccctccctccccttcgtaacaaaaagtaacatttttcgcccccctcccccatataacgcgtaactgagaaaattttaattcCATTTATTTCTTTCTCTGAAGCATGTAGGTTTTGGTATTTATTGAAAACTGTTAGAATAGGAACGGCACATGATTAAATCCAAGGATATCAAGAATTCAGCTAGTAAAAACTAgaatagaatttgcgatcatGGCCATTCAAATTTTAGTTTAGCGGGACTGTTCTGTATATAAATACGATATTCGCTTTGTTCTTTTACGCATAACGGTCCCGCTATGTGCTTAATTTTGGTAATGACTAAAACGATAACGATagacaaatcatttttaaatttgacTGTTTATGTAGTTGAAGTGGTTGAGCTAAAATGCAATTGCAAATGGTAGTGAATAGGAAGGTTGGTAGGCATTCATCGTCGTGATTAAGCCATAttagcaattacttcaatcagagattaaaaaaaaaccattaaGATAAACTTTTATTCGCGGTATGCCGTAACATTTGCCGTAACACCCCTCCCCCGTATTttggtgtaacaaagtataacgcaagttggacctccccctcctcccaaaagcgttacgtaatttgtgaacagaccctaagtgtttgtgacgaataagacgatggactcgaagctgtacaaggagaaatgtctcaaaaaccgcggtctaccttccataaaacccataaaggtcccgtgaagttttggccagatttggcgagttgccactacagccgggaagtcatcaagtggtaccgcgataataacgaagatttcatcgataaaaacataaatccacgcaactgcccacagatccggcccatcgagacattttgggcagtaatgaagcggaagcttaagaaaagtggaaaaactgctcgggacgcgactcagatgaccaaaatgtggaacaaatgtaccaaggaagttgacttcggaggtgtgcaacttttgatgagaggaataaagaggaaggtgcaaattttcactagaaacaaaaagaaatgatTTGTATCATAATTTTTcccttacttacttgatacttgatgggctacagctcttcgatgaacctacgccgactggagtatccttctccactggactcgatcctgggccaatcgcttccagtcgccctgaacattgagcgccctccccaagtaacaatttccatgcttcttgaatttatttaattcttatagtggATTTATATATGTAGCAATCGCCATAAACCTCTCATAAgtatgctgaaaaagcttcaaacgtcaaacgcTTATTGACCTTATGAGCAACGCTACGGACGTGAAGAAGAGCGTGATAAATCCTATTTCCAAAGTTCGATaaaagctacaatttttggtcgtaatgtggtcaaatgaattaccccaaTAAGAAAATTTGCATTGCATAGAGCTTATGATGGTATTTAATGAGAGCAACattttttctgatcgaaatttgtgaaggccatattgaaaattgagaagcATTTAAAGACAGTGAaatttttcactgaaattcatGAATGGACGATAGTTTCACCGCGTAAAGCACTTTTTTAGTAGTTGATGTGCATTACAAATATTTTGAGGTGAAGTATCAATCGAATCAGTGGAAATTTGCGATATTGCTGTTATGATTATTTCAACTCAAAAGCCCAAAGCTACATTATTCTGAGAGCGCGTGTTATTCAATCTTATTTTTTCACTAGCTTTCGCCGTGAAATTGAAAGCGCACCTCATTTGGATAGAAGtgaattgaaaaacaaacatgaaaaaatattattttataatcaTCCCTTGAATCATCCTCATCACGATTGTCATCatcaatttattttgttattatttttcagcaaaggtttgtttctcttttttaatgcaacatttttgactgctgccgcagccaaattccctttttccgggtggtttaaaaaggatttctaaataactcttataataggtttatagtggttatctagagagggccacttggccatatcttactcttatagtggtcattaGAAGGTTGTTATGTAGTcatgggttttattgtcagatcttataattttatcttgaaaaccattcctag comes from Armigeres subalbatus isolate Guangzhou_Male chromosome 2, GZ_Asu_2, whole genome shotgun sequence and encodes:
- the LOC134212279 gene encoding L-selectin; protein product: MSVLRTLVLLAIGATVVLAQRRLALPDPRSCANRVRHATYRDARGVAHSYFFSWEHNPTRNLEVDWLDARNICRRHCMDAVSMETPQENEFIKQRIARGNVRYIWTSGRKCNFAGCDRPDLQPPNENGWFWSGSGVKIGPTTQRNTGDWSYTGGYGQQQPDNREAAQGNDESCLSILNNFYNDGLKWHDVACHHLKPFVCEDSDELLNFVRSRNPGIRL